The sequence TTTATggtgctcttcactgttttcagtgaaagctAATAGTTCTCATTTAACCTCAACATGCATGACATCcatccatgcagttgtggggccAATATGAACTTggggtatatatatatgatgtaaTTACATGGTTTGATCTTAAATTATCTTATCAGCATTGCAGTATACAAGGCAGTGTTCCCTAGCATAGGGACTATGGCAGATGTGGTTGCTGCAATTGATCAAGTAAGTCTTAACTATTCCAGCTCCATACCTTCTTTTGGATAATAAAAAATCCATCATTCTTCAATCTTGACTTTGCAAATGTGTTTCATGCACTAGAAAGACCTTCTATGAATACACAATGCTTGTATGCATCTTTTCACAAACAAGTATGTTCCTTAATTGTATTGGATCATCAAAAGCCTTATTTTGTGATAACtcagaaaaaaatttgtttcctCATAGTCAATAATCATAATACGTTAACACAGGCAGTTCTAGATCAAGTGGATATCATATCACTCTCCATTGGGCCAAATTCACCTCCAGAAGACAAACCCATCTTCTTAAATGTGTTCGACATATCAATGTTGTTTGCACAGAGAGCTGGTGTTTTTGTTGTACAAGCTGCAGGGAATCAAGGTCCAACTCCATCCTCAATTGAGTCCTACAGTCCATGGGTAGTTGGTGTTGCTGCTTGCAACATAGACAGGAGTTTCCCTGGTAAAATTGTTCTTGGTGATGGTCAAAACATCAATGGTGTGGGACTATCTGGTAAAGATTCTGGCAATTTGttgatttctttcattcttttactTACAAACACAATTGCTAATGATTTTGGTTTACGCAGGGCCAACCTTTGGAAATTGGTTATTACAGTATAAGCTAGTGCTAGCAAAGGATGCAGTGAAGGAAAGTGGAACCTTCCCCATGACCCCACAATATGTTGAAGAGTGTCAATACCCAGAGGCATTGGATCCTACATTGGTGCTTGGTAGTATTGTCATCTGCACCTTCTCTGCTGGGTTCTCCAATGGGACCTCCACTCTTTCTGCTATCATTGATACTGCAACTGAGTTGGGATTCATGGGTTTTGTTCTCACTGCAAATCCACTATATGGTGATTATATTGCAGAACCAGTTCCCTTTGTTGTTCCTGGCATTATGATCCCGAAAGTAGCTGATGCACAGGTAAGGGTGTTAAACGGTTCGGTTCTAGAGTAAATGGTTTCTTCGGTGCAAGATCTTTTAggtaaatcaaaatcaaaccatttaatacattttttcagtttaaacgattttattatgtttttttttttttaatttattcaaatggtttctttcctttttactcactctcttcttttttcctttttttatttttaattttttttaattaaaattgatGTCAACTTAacaatgaattgaattgtttattgttatatgtttttttctttaacaATTATAATAaggtttttttgtttatatgttgtttattttttattcaaaaggcTTGAAAGTCTCTTAATTTTTTAgtgagatttatttatttttactataATATTTTATCCAAAATGACTTAACTTACTATGTATATATTAATCGATTTTAAATGATTAACCGTCGATTTAAGCTATTTAACCAAATGATctcaaatttgaaatcaaaattgtatattttttaaatggtttcacgATCACTAtgtaaatgattcgatttttcGACAAGtaatttcagtttggttttgacacCAAAATGCACAGTTGCATATCTTAAGACACTATTTACCTCTCCTAGTGCTTGTGACACTCACATATGGAGTGCTAATTGAAGCAATCATCCAAGAAGAGAATACATATATGACTTCTTTCATTTGTTTGGCTATTTTAGATTCTATTGCAATACTATGAGCAGTGGACGAGCAGAGATCCTACTGGACGTGTCACTAAATACAATGGAAGGGCAGCAATAGGAGAGGGAAGAGTTGCTTCTTTCCAAGGACGAGCACCTAGTGTTAGCAGATTCTCCTCAAGAGGACCAGACATCATAGATAGCAGTCGAAGGAACCTAGCAGATGTGCTCAAGCCTGATATTCTAGCCCCAGGCCACCTTATATGGGCAGCTTGGAGCCCTACGAGCATCTCCGAGCCCCTCCTTAATGGTCTTGTCTAATAATGCTTGGCCCTGTTTGTTTGGCAGGAAAAAGGGGTTGAAAAAGAAAAGTCTTGCACCCATAAGAAATGGGTTAAGGCAGCAAAGGCTAAGAAAAGAAATGATAGTAAAGAAGGGGgaggaataataaaataataggaGAAAGAACGGTAGCTGATCGCATGGTTCCTCTGCCCAGACATAGTAACCCTCCAGATTATTGCACCAACCCTCCCATTAAATCAAGAACTCCCATTCATGTTGATACTTCAACATGCACTTTCATTAGCCTCCACATTAATGCATGGGCCACACGACTAGATAATGATTTCTtgcccaaaataataatataactCATATCCCCACCTCTCTCATAAAACCATACCTATTATGATAGGACTTTGAAGATGGGTGAggtaaaataatttatttgcTACATAAACAGACAAAGCATTTAATACATGTCATTTATTGTCCAATATTTTTCTATCACTTGCACAAacaaataattttgatttttagaattttatggaaaaaccttcaaaatattCCACCCTTTTACTCTTATCCCACTTTTCCCGTCAAACAAACTGGGAACCATGATTTATAAGGTTAGCTAATCATTCAAGTTAGGAACTGACTTAGTTTGTTTTTTGGAAATATAGGATACAATTTTGCTCTATTATCAGGAACCAGCATGGCAACTCCTCATGTCGCTGGAGTTGCAGCACTCATCAAACAACATAATCCTTCATGGACTCCATCCATGATAGCCTCTGCAATCTCCACCACAGCATCTCGATATGACAACTATGGAGAACCTATCATGGCAGAAGGATTTAATATCAGTAGTTTATATCCCTCTACTCCTTTTGATTTTGGAGCTGGCCTGATAAACCCAAAGCGTGCATTAGATCCAGGCTTAGTTTTCACATCAGGTAATAAACTATCTCTTACTATATTCTAAAACGTATCTAGATTTTATCCTCACATGGGATCCTCCACCGTTCAGTCTCATGCAAGACCATCCCCACATGGAGAGAGAATCTAATGTGTCATGTATACCTAAGTAGATCAAACAAGTTTAATTTGTCTAAttgtaaaatttgtttctcTACTCTGAGCTAAAGCAGGATTTGAAGACTATGTTGAGTTCTTGTGCTCCTTACCAAACACCAACTTATCATTAGTTGAAGCTGTTACTGGGAGATTATGCAATCACTCACTTGCCCATCCATCTGATCTTAACCTCCCTTCAATAACCATATCAAGGTTGGTCACATCTCAAGTGGTGAGACGAAGTGTGAAGAACATAGAGAGCAAACCAGAGACTTATGTAAGTGCAGTTCTACATCCAAATGGGGTTGAAGTCTCTGTGAATCCATCTCAGTTCACCATAGATTCACAGGGAACTCAAGACATGGAAATCACAATCAGTGTGACCCAAGCATTGAACTCCTTCAGCTTTGGTGAGATTGTTCTAACAGGAACTTTGGATCATATAGTGAGGATACCATTATCAGTTCTTACTGTTCCAATGTAACAGGGAGAAATACTGAAACACCATTTAGAGATAGCGGTTGTGAGTCTCTGCTGACGGCATTGCTGAAGGTGAGAGTCGCATCTcgccttttgtttttttttttttttcccaatactTTCTTTCATAATATTTAATACAACCTGGTCttatagccaaaaaaaaaaaagcacatctctctctcttaatgaaattttcttatttaagCCAGTGTGGAACTTGGGACAATTCAAAATCCAGGCCAAAAATTTGTTATGGGTGAAAGTTTTCTATAACGAGTCTAGAGAATTTTATGGTCATATACccaaaatcaaaaacaaaattgggcatttcttttttggtagaaatcaaaattgggcatttaaaaccaaatatgaggaaacaaaataaaattggttTGGTTACGGTTTCAAAAGttagaatatttttttagtTAAGTTAGGCATTAGGTGTCATGATTGAAGCCGTCAAATAGAATGAAATTACTCATTTTGTAACCGAATTGAACTAAATTAATGATATTAATTTTGTAAGTGTTTTAAAAATGTGgataataaattttattcatttttaataattaaaaaaaggttTAGTGGATTATGACCCTAACAAATAAAAGATATCTTTGTTGGTGAAGATGTAAAAAGTTGGCACAAAGATCTAAAATATGGCTAAATTGATTTTATTATGATTTGAAAAAATGGTCATTATTTGGTTTTTGTATcttgaatcaaaccaaaactgattgaaaaatcaaaatcaacccGGTTGACACCCTGGCCCCTGGCATAAGTCAGTTTATTATTCGAAGTCTATAGAACAGGTACATCTTTGTTTAGGTTGCATTAGTGATGATATCAACATGATGGCATGAACATTTATTGCTCATAACTCCgaattttttttgtctttattctaatTGTTATTTTTCAATGGGGTTATTCCAATTGTTATTTTCCAATGATTCTCTATTTTTCAGCggctctttttcttcttctcttatttatatctatttattctttacccaaaaaagaaaaaaaaattatatctatcTATTTAAAGGAAAACAATAAGAATTTGGTTCCAATGTAACATTTAATGGTTAATGACTGGCCATTTGAGTTTGAGATCCTTAGTGGTGAATGAATCCTACACTTgattgattttcaaaaaaaaaaaaatatatatatatatataataaatataaaaaaattaaaaaaattgagtgTTTTTCTCTGACCCTTGATTCACTATTTTTGCAATAgaattcttcttattttctagtttattttTAAACGGCATCAACTAGCTAGGAAATTGAAGGACACCAGGAGTGACATTGTTTAGGGTTGCCTCATCTAAACACCACTAATCCACCCTGAACTTGACGGCCAGACAATATGTATTATATTGGTCCTTATCCACTTCTGTAAGTATAGATCATAAGGTGCCCATTAAAATGGATTGCTAACTATTGTAAGCCCAGAAGGAGTTGGGGCTTGGGATTTAGACTCAATCAGGATCACAATCTAGCTTTACTTGTTTGGTTAGGATGGTGGTTGATATCTAATCCATTAGCTCTTTGGTTTAAGGTCTTAAGGCAAAACACTTCCAAATATAAGCATTGTGCATCCAAATTTCGAGCCTAAGCTAGGATCGTGGTCTTGGTCTTGGAACAGCATTGTTTAGTATTCTATCCACTCTTAGAAAAATTGTCTATTTGACAGTGGAAGATGGATCCAAATAAACATTTGACATGATTCATGGTTGCCTAAATGCCCAAACATGTATATTGATACAAGGTGTTAGAGGGGTGCGTAAGTGCTTAAGCGACATAGTGACCTAAGACTATAAAGGGATGAGAATTGAAGGCCTAAGGGGAATTCCATAACGTCTATGCTTTCTCTACTCATTAGCTAATCCGACATGTCAAAACCCAAGATGTCTCATTTCTTATCGGTGTTTGGTATAacatgttattttatttggatggCATGAAACCAATGTGTAAAACAAGGAAATCCTTTGAACCCCTCTTTGGTCCTTTCAAATGTTGATAGATGGATTAGGGAAATGAATACCACTCGGCCTGTGAACCCAAGTTTACCTCCACGGCAAGCCTCAAAAACACTTTAATCCAACTATAAAGCAAGATGGGCAGTGACTATTTTAGTGAATGGCATTTGCATATGTGCTTTCCTATATTCAAACTATATAAGAAGCGCACAAGAATTAAAAGCTCGAGAAATTTTCGAAGGAATGTATGAGACAACATGGTTAGATCTCATGAACATAAGCATATGAACTGATTGTGAAGGAGTGGTGAACATGCTACAACAAGGTTCGGAGGAATGGACATGAGAGTTGTTatttggtgagcaacgaacttggtacgagccttaaactcggacgtcctaagttcactcccactaggcacaccttgggccactcacacagaggtgtttaatgctcttcactgcttttagggaaagttgaatggttctcattcaactctgGTATGACCCATTCTCTACGTttatggggtcagtatgggcccgtgggactagtcaggccaaaggcctggatacctattgttagcaaaaaaaaaaaaagaagaaatatgtTCACAAAATTGACTTGTTTTAAGTTGGAAAAAAGAACTGGTCCACTGTAGAAATTGCTCATCACCTAACCAGGACGGctaggaaaaataatatatcTCATGTAGTGTGTGATACTGAtatggccaaattgattgcccagtagggtaagaacatgTGGTATCTAAGGAGAGAACATGTGTCGCTCACCtgttagaggctgcaaggagtcTGATCGCATCAACCGCGtggagagaatattccccacgaaggggataataCGTATCTgagtaggactcgaagaggaaaggaggcggacccgaggaggactcctccaaggaaaagagaaaccctaaaccctaaggactataagagagggtcCGAGCAGAGGAAAAAAGGTATGTAGaaaaaccctcaccattacccttgtgaaaagctgtGCGGCCGATCCCTAACTTGGGAGTCGGAGGACTAACCTCAGATAAACAtccaggcctctgccttctgtatttgtACAAGATCAGCTTAAaaggatttttggcagcaatagattggcgccgtctgtgggaacgacagtaatggtggggagaacctacaatcgtaagaagacgagagcagcatcgaacatgaacatgggggaggaggaatcTTCAGGatggctccctccctcgactaAAATCGGAGAAAGGGGAAACGATGATTGGGAAGGCTCCGTGAGGGACTAGTGTTTGGTCGGATATTCGGTGCgtggagatagtaatcctccaccccctcctggaactcaggaatatgtgacaagggagcagttcgaagccctctaGGAGAAATATGATcaaatggccgaggcaatgaaggaggtctccaaagctctCTTAGAAGATCGACGGAGCACCACGAGGCCCCCATATCCGGCCCGAGTGAGCTCAagacgaggaccggagcagtacaggatcaaAAAGTTTCGGTCATAATCCTTAGAACCGAGCgatgagggaaagtcccgcacccagggAAAGGACGAGACGTGCCGTCGGGGCCaggcatggggaaccacgccaaggagacgaacagagacacgaggactcggggttgaagcagatgatcctcgacctaaaagatgagatcaagaaggtgacAAAAAACTAGACGGGAGCTCATGAGCCAGACCTTACTAATGACACAACTTTAGCTTATGAGGTCATGAGTGACCCACTCCTGATCAGCTCTCGCCTGCCAATGTATGACACttacgacgggtctggggaccccgtcgatcacttggaaggcttcaaggttgctatgcagttccatTGAGTCTCAGAGAACATCATGTATCACATTCAGAGGAGcagcaaggctatggtacaaccgtttgccaacgaagtcgatccacagcttcagcgatctaagttacttcttcatgaagggattctccaatagccaaccccttcagaagaccacgttgaacttgaccaatgtcaagcaacatgaaggagaatcactgtggAACTACATTAAGcacttccaacaagagaagatcacgatcagaggtctagacccgaaagaagagttcacagcactgctgggaggcgtcaaggataaggagctgaaaaggtctttggcgaagtaTACACCGATGAACctggccgagttgagagctcggtgtgataagtacagccagatggaagaaacccttcaagtcgatgaagaagctgaaaggaagacgggaaggaaaaggatctcaaggggcaacgacaaaccctccgaagaaggcaaaagacgaaagtctgagcATGGTcaggcacccagtccaccaaggaagtttgagaaatacgCGCCCTGTGCCAGGGACGAACGgatgtactgatgcagataaaggactccccgtatgccagagccatgaagtggagagggaagatgggacggcacCCTGAGAGACATaatatggacagatattgccacttccatagggaccacggccacgacaccgaagattgttggcacctcaagggggaaatagaaggaatgattcgaagaggatatctaggccgattcgtggaccgtgaaaaggaggatgcccaagaagGTAATGGTCATAGGGATAACAGTCGGAGAGGTGGCAGAGGCCACTGTGAAAGATGGGGGCCAGTCcacagaggcaatcaggaacggcaaagggaccagacagccgaggaagctgaccatcgccttcgggatgagaataagagcctaACTAGGGTTATAGTTCAGTCTCGgctaggaaagcaaaagcctatgcaaGAAGCatacatgtggctgaatggtcgaacaagaaggctaGGACGGGGATGGTTATGTCCTTCTCAGAtgacgatctggaaggggtgcacactccgtacgacgatgccctggtaatcaccatgaccatagcggattgtagagtgaaaaggatcttagtggataacggcagttcaactgatatcctgttcgttgaggctttccagaagatgggtctggacgagggaaagttgaagaaagtcgaacacccgttgtAGGGATTCTCCGAtgtcccagtaaaagtggagggatcgattgagttgccaatAAGAGTCGGCACTAGAGATCActaagtaacagtcatgatcaacttcatggtagtaggcattacctcagcatacaatgccatactagggagggttggtttgaacctactaaaggctgtcgtctccacaccccatctcaagatgaaattcccaaccaagaacggtgtcggtgaatgtcgaggagatcaggaggcatcccggaggtgctacgccactaccttatggggaagagaaaaggcgggcgaggcgctcTCGAAAGAAGATCTACGCAATGACGCCAGTGATCAACGGGGGGAACCGGCTGAGGATCTAGTACAAGTTGAGGCCAAAGAGGGGGATAGCTCGGTAATTCCAGATCgaggctacaatgccaaggcaacaacgagaaaaactcgtctcattcctctgaaacaactctgacgtcttcgcctggtcggcttcagacatgcctggaatagatcgagaggtaatagagcatcatctgaatgtcaACAGGGCAAAGAAGCcagtgcaacagaagaagaggactttcggCCCCAAAAGGtagtagaaaatagatgaagaagtagagaagttgctgaaggcACAGTTCATCCacgagatccaatacccggagtggatatccaacgtggttatggtcccgaaggcaaatgaaaagtggaggatctgcatcgacttcaccgatctGAACAAGGCCTACCCGAAGGACAGATACTCCCTACcaaaaatagacctcctcattgatgccacggcaGATATGAggcactgagcttcatggatgcgtactcggggtacaatcagatcaagatgtcagaggttgatgtcccgaagacatccttcgtgaccgagggaggactgtactactatgaagtcatgccttcgggctaaaaaatgcaggggccacctatcaaaggttggtgaataaaatcttcaaggggatgatcggcaaaaccatagAGGTATACATGGATGATATGCttgtaaaaagcctgaaggcggaacaacacattcaagacttagaaaaggcgttggcatgaagctgaacccggcaaagtgtgcattcggagtagccccggtgaaaatacaagccatttgagatatgaggtcaccctagaatgtgaagcaagcccaggagctaacaggcagAGTCGCTGCCCTAGGACGATTCCTATCTCGATCGGCTgatagatgcctccccttctttaGAGCCTTAAAGGGATCCAAGAAGTTTGAGTGGACGGAGGAATGCAAAAAGTCCTTtaaacaactaaaggagtacctggccgcacccccactgctgacaaagccaaacGCCAGGGATACCTTGTAATTGTACCTTACGGTATTAGCAGTAGCTGTAAGTacagtactgacgaaggaagaaggtaacAACAGCcgatatactacgtcagccgaaccctgctAGATGTCGAAACAGATATAGAAAGACGAAGAAAGTGGCATACACCCTGGTAACagtggcaagaaagctgaggccctattttcaatcgcATACAGTATGCGTGCTCACAGACCAGCCcatgaagaagatactgcaacgGCCAGATATGTCTAGTCGcgtggtaaactgggccatagagttgggagaattcaacatccagtacaaaccaagaaccgcaataaaagcacaggccctcacAAACTTCATACCCGAGACGACGCTCCCTGACGATCCCCAGGATTCTTTTGAGGACCAAGAAGAAAAGGCTTGGACATTatacgtggatggtgcttccaacagcaCAGGAAGCTGCACAAGGATCATATTGGTTAGTCCCAGAGGTTTCAAGATTGAGTACGCCCTATGATTcgactacgaagccaaagaacaaaggattgatgggtacttgaagacagtgcgagaaagaataacaaccttcaaggaattcgatgtaaggcaggtgccacgagaagagaatgctagtgcagacgcactgtcatagttggccacctctgactttgCAGACCTTGGACGATCaatgtattttgaagtgctaccacaaccgagtaccgaaagaccccaagagggATGAGGTCAGGAcacttccttctgaaggacgagacactgtacaaaatagggttcaccgtgccgtacctcaagtgcctgaacctCGCTGATGGTGAGTATgcactccgagaagtgcatgaagggatatgcggccaacacctgagagcccgggccttggcacataaagtgctgaggcagggcctgttctggtcgacaatgaggaaggatgcAGAATCGTTAGtcaagaagtgcgtcaagtgccagatgttcgccgcCATCCCTAGGaagcactctaccgagctctcatccctatcaagCCTGATatcattcgccatgtggggaatagacatcctgggcccatttCCCCTgaccacgagacaaaggaagtttgtagtggtggcgatagactacttcacgaaatgggcagtGGCAGAAGCACTGGCGacgatatccgaaaagaatgtaaggaacttcTTCCAGAGAGCGGTAGTCTATcaatttggaatccctcgggtggtggtaacgaacaatggaactcagttctcCAACCCGACTTTCTGTTcattttgtgatgccctcggcattgaccacagaaAAACATCTGTCAgttatccaccgaccaatgGGCTGACaaaggtaaccaaccgtaccctgctccaaggaataaagaagagactggatgatgccaaagggttatgggcagatGAATTGTACaatatcctctgggcttaccgcacaatTGAGAGGTCGGCCAATTGAGAAACACCCTTTATTTTAACCTACGGCACCGAAGCTGTACTTCCGGTGGAGGTAGGGGTCgtaacccatcggattcagcactacaatgaagaagaaaacgataaaggactccgggcgaatttagacctcttgagcGAAGTCAGAGACACCtcacaagaaaggatcgcctcctaccagcagagggttgcgaggcactatAACTTCAAAGTCCAAAAGAATGAGtacagaatgggtgacctcgtcctcagaagggtagAAATATCAAacccgaggcatcaaggaaagctagctccgaattgggaaggtccttagtctcaagggtaatacgaacggtttcctatcacctggagactatggggggagagagggcaccccgatcgtggaactcaaagaacttgagaaaattctaccagtagtgaagtagcgagcaatcacattttgtaattttttgctcATAAGCATTTTCTAGTTGTAactcctcatcctaagctctccggatgattttacttatgaaaaatatgtaagatGATTTACGGCAATTGATAGGAATTCTCCTGTTTGATGGCTTTAGCTttgccgaaggtccttacctcggtcatcACCATGGTTGTTGATCAAGGCAGAGCCAAAGGGAACTTGACGAAGGGATAcaaccgaaggtccctacctcggttgggagctcaagagaaggctgagctgagctgaccgaaggccatcacctcggttgggagctcaggctaaggccaagcagacctgactgaaggtcacaacctcggttgggagctcaggctaaggccaagcagacctgaccgaaggtcacaacctcggttgggagctcaggctaagactgagcggacctgacctaaggtccttacctcggttcgGGGCtttggctaaggccgagctgacctaaccgaaggtcacggcctcggttgggagctccgcccaaggccgagcagacctgactgagggtccttacctcggtcgggggcacCGACCGAATCCTACTTGTTCAGGATCCCTCGTCCACGGGCCTCAGATATGGGAAACCTCTCGGATAagccgatggagcagaaccaagcctTGTACTAGAGTAGAGGAGTATTAATCCTAGGACCACCGAGGGGTTCGTCCTTCTTGCACCTCCCTATGGGCTAAAGATCCCTTTATcagaaagaaaatgcaaaaaagcAAAAGGCAAAGGTATCCGAAGAAAGGGAaatattcattcattaaaaaggCCCGAAGGTCGAGATTACATGAAAAGACCTGAAGGCtcacatcacaaaaaaaaaagagaggatagCCCTAAGGCTCacataacaaaaaaagagagagcccgaaggctgaggtagggtgcagggtggcttCAGGGGGCGTCTGTCGGGTTCACGGCCTCGTCGTCGACATGGTGGAGGGTCTCCTCATTGGAGCCATCGTGACCAGGAGTTAGAGGCACCTCATGTTGCAactgaacctcaccttcctcgctaCAGCCTTCGTCATCGCCGTCGACAACCTCGGTGGCTGTTGGGGCTGCCTCAACACACTtcttcgaagatgagcccgCTATCCTCGAAAAAGACCTCTGGGTAGTGCTCGAAGACCCAGTCttggacctcaatagcacccattgtgaacccaggggcgatggcGGGTTTGACCTCCTCCCGAAAGCCCTCAGAGGCCCTATACTTCTCAGCCCCTAGGGTctcggcctcctgaacccttgccGTTATCTACGCCTTCAGCTCTGCAAGCTTCTGATTGCATTCCTGGCGAGTACAAAGAAGGTCAgcttccaggtgctccaccttcttgAGGAGAACCGAACGCTCATCCTCCAGGACTAACTTCTCGCGTTTGGAGGCCTCGAGGTCTCGAGCCATGGCTTCGGCCAGGATAGCCAGTTGACccacttggttttgggcctgCATAAGACATCGATGGTCAGTACGTTCTAATGATCATAAATCAAGGTTTGGAAGACCAAAGCTTACCCCagccatgaagatgcaggctCTAGTTATTATGGCTGTCGTCCCTTGTCATTGTGCTTCGGCGGCATCTCAAGGGAGGCTGCCTTCAGTACCAACTCACGAGCGACACGACCGATGGACAGGGTGTCGTCTTCTTTAACCGACCACCGAGGGACGAAGCCAACCTCGGCCCTAACATTCCTAGCCCTCGGGCTTTTGAAGTCTGCCACGAGGAAGA is a genomic window of Macadamia integrifolia cultivar HAES 741 chromosome 13, SCU_Mint_v3, whole genome shotgun sequence containing:
- the LOC122059294 gene encoding subtilisin-like protease SBT2.4 isoform X3, translated to MTTYTPEFLELPMGVWSQEGGDTHAGEDLVIGVIDTGIDPMHPSFAYDPLKPYTSNPHRFSGDCQTGPRFPASSCNGKIISARYFSAGAQSITLNTSKDFLSPFDAAGHGSHVASIAAGNYGVSVVVNSFLYGYASGMAPRARIAVYKAVFPSIGTMADVVAAIDQAVLDQVDIISLSIGPNSPPEDKPIFLNVFDISMLFAQRAGVFVVQAAGNQGPTPSSIESYSPWVVGVAACNIDRSFPGKIVLGDGQNINGVGLSGPTFGNWLLQYKLVLAKDAVKESGTFPMTPQYVEECQYPEALDPTLVLGSIVICTFSAGFSNGTSTLSAIIDTATELGFMGFVLTANPLYGDYIAEPVPFVVPGIMIPKVADAQILLQYYEQWTSRDPTGRVTKYNGRAAIGEGRVASFQGRAPSVSRFSSRGPDIIDSSRRNLADVLKPDILAPGHLIWAAWSPTSISEPLLNGYNFALLSGTSMATPHVAGVAALIKQHNPSWTPSMIASAISTTASRYDNYGEPIMAEGFNISSLYPSTPFDFGAGLINPKRALDPGLVFTSAGFEDYVEFLCSLPNTNLSLVEAVTGRLCNHSLAHPSDLNLPSITISRLVTSQVVRRSVKNIESKPETYVSAVLHPNGVEVSVNPSQFTIDSQGTQDMEITISVTQALNSFSFGEIVLTGTLDHIVRIPLSVLTVPM